In a single window of the Nicotiana tomentosiformis chromosome 10, ASM39032v3, whole genome shotgun sequence genome:
- the LOC138899772 gene encoding uncharacterized protein, with amino-acid sequence MANDFFWSYTDEPHASHRRITSKLKLYGDTITDYDMLEKTFTMFHASNMVLQQQYREKGFKKYSELISLLLVAERNNDLLMRNYENRPIGSTPLPEVNEVYSHYSKRGKGRGRGQGRNFSGVNHPPKKNNHQKWKRPKANGSETKCYRCGGKGHWANICRIPKYLVELYQASLKNNALKLILSMTINFTSPTWMWQMFLSTLMEK; translated from the coding sequence aattacttctaaattgaaactTTATGGAGATACTATCACtgactatgatatgcttgaaaaaacgttcacaatgtttcatgcctccaatatggtcttgcaacagcagtaccgagagaaaggtttcaagaagtattctgagttgatttctcttctccttgTGGCTGAACGAAACAATGATTTGCTCATGAGAAATTACGAAAATCGACCCATTGGGTCTACACCATTGCCTGAAGTGAATGAGGTGTATTCCCATTATTCTAAGCGTGGAAAAGGTCGTGGTCGTGGCCAAGGAAGAAATTTTTCTGGTGTTAATCACCccccaaagaaaaataaccaccaaaagtgGAAAAGGCCAAAGGCAAATGGTTCAGAAACTAAATGTTATCGTTGCGGTGGAAAAGGGCATTGGGCAAATATTTGTCGCATACCAAAAtatttggttgagctttatcaagcatctCTAAAGAATAACGCCTTGAAGCTAATTTTATCTATGACAATAAATTTTACATCACCCACTTGGATGTGGCAGATGTTTTTGAGCACCCTGATGGAAAAATAA